The window gaaagattatgtcttcatcatatgaatatcaggcacaatccttcccattaggggtttagtatcataccatcataacatatatgaacaGAACATAGCCCGTCTCattccaacaactggtttttgaataaatgtgtttagttccgatgcaaagaccctatgagtgaatcaatattaacgccaaaatatgcaatctttaatgacctgacaacagtatcggaactatatcccttcttaataagtctatttaaaggttttattagtttctgaggtgaataatgacatttttgtgctttataaagaatatttccataaaaaattggatgtaaaatacctgaacgtataagatgtctgcatgttgagctatatttatgaatgatgtacttataccgatgataaaatttagtaaatgttttgactagtttgtgatatcgaaaaccctggtgtaataatttttatagtaatacataaatttctctagttaaaatctaaaatctgaaacattgttacatacacgagcgaatcgtacaagttgagatatataaacaccgtaagatggtgacaagggaaagtcaccatctaaaaatggtcaattaactataggaaatgaaaaaatatctcATTTATCATAAATTGTAGTATTGAGCTTTTCGTtggtgatatagatatcaagatcgaggaaagggcagtggtcattgttaatattagctttatttaaagtaagttcaacaggatttctttagtatacatactgaagtcgtcattattcagagccaaaatatcatccaaatatctaaaagtattatgaaacttgtttatcagatgttgtttcgatgggtctttgctaattttgtcataaattgtaacatttttttttttaaatttaagaaatttgtatggaaaaaagtaaaatcacaaaaatactgaacttagaggaaaatcaatttcggaaagtccataatcatatggcaaaagcaaaaaacaaaacgcatcaaaaacgaatggacaagaactgtcatattcctaacttggtacaggcagtttcaaatgtaaaaaatggtggattaaacctggttttatagcgttaaccctctcactttgttgacagtctcatcaatttccgttatatttacattgatgcgttaactaaacagacacgaTAAATAATATAGTCAGAATATGGGGCTCGTTAAAAGTTGCTCTTTGATGTGAGTCTAGATTCCGTGTTgcagaccgtacattgacctgtaatggtttacttttataaattgggaCTTATAtggaatgttgtctcattggcactcatactataTCTTCCTATATAGATTGAACATAGTCTAGAATACCAGCGGTAAGGAATACTAATATTTATGTCGTAGTAGTTAAATCTATGAATCATTCCACAACATCAACTTCAAGATGAAAGAgctttttgtaatttcaaagaCTCAATACATCCAATAATTACCTTTATAGCAGCGGTGTTCATAAGTTGCAGCTGTGAGGGTTCCAATTTCCCTGGTGTTGTTAACATCCATTGTATATCATTGTCGTTATACCCCAATTGATGTCTTGATAATTCATTCCTCAGTTCGTCTTTCATTTGACTAATAAAGCTGGATATTACATCGACCGCTTTCATTGTAACTTTATTTTGGCAGAAATCTTTTATCTTGAAATCTTCAACAGCTTTGCCCTTCACAGAGAGAGAAAATATCAATGGAGCAACTAAAAATTGAAAGGAGTTGATACTGTAACTACCGCTGGTTATGAGTATGTGTTGATGCCATCAATGTTTTTCCTTCAAATAAACCTACATTTCTTAGTTATATATAAATCATAGCAAGAGTCATCGATAGTTATGTCTCCATGTAAGATAGACACGGCTTTGTAAGTATCACATGATTCCAACGCCAATTgaatagagtaaaaaaaaaactatgagtACATTCTGAGTTGACTTACTAGAATGACTACCAAAGAAACTGTTTTTTCTAAAGCATACATTCAATAAGCTTTAACTTGTATTTCTATTCACAAActaatctgatgttcagtggttgtcatctgtttatgtggttcagaagtgtttctcgtttctcgttttttatatggAATAGATCAATGGTCATGTGGTTTTCCCgtctgaatggttttacactagtaattttttgggctcTTTaacttgctgttcgatgtgagtctAGGTTCAGTGTTgcagaccgtacattgacctgtaatggtttacctttataaactgtggcttggatggagagttgtcttattggcacgcagaccatatcttcctatatcgatATACTTATTTACCTTCAGATTGTTAAACTCAACCATGAAGTTTTTGAAAAAGAACCATTTTCCAGCATCTGGTTCACCTTGAATTCTGCTGACATGTTCCTCTGCTTCGTAACCTATACTATGGATAGATTTGTTAGGTCGGAATAAAATCGCCGTGGATGTTTTGAAATTAACTCCCCTTTTGTCTTTTGCTTCCCAGTTCGGGCAATATAGACCTACGCCCTCTAACGCATACTTTTCACCCAAACAAAAGACATATCCTGAATGGGAGTATCCAATTTCAATGGCAACAATAACTTCTCTCTTTAATTGTTTTGTCTGCAAAGAAGGTCCatcaacgataaaaaaaaaaacatatgcaaaaGCCTGTACGATTTTCCGTCTTATTTATTGGTTTTAACGTATCTTTATTTCGTAACTGCAGAATATTCCGATAACTGTTTCGCGATATTAAGAGGTTAATGAAACCTTAGATATGTCTAAACTGGTTTATTTGGCGAATTCCTCATGGCAATACATGTAGCTTGTTATATTATTACGGCAGCTGTTGATCAAAGGAAGGCACACATAAGTGTACTTGCGAAAATCAGCTATTTTCAATTAATGTTTATGATTTAATGTATAGGCGTTCAAAGTGATATTATTGTTgtattaatatacattttttagtGTTTGAAATGAAACTAGTAAACACACTattcagaaaaatatattatGAAAACATTGGAATAAGTTCAAATACACATGTTCAAATTACTTTGCATACGTTAGGTCCAGCTATATCTCGTCTGTCTTTCATGAAAGTAAGATTTTCCGAAAGGGTTAAGCGATAGGTGTTATCCACTTGCTGAGCTGTCGGGAATTGTTAATGGTCAACATGTTcgaagatacatgtatatagatgaaCATCatatattaaggtagcacaaatCTGACTAATTAAATGTCATGCTCAACACTTGTTGATAATCTCATCTACTACATTCGAAGAGCAACGTAAGGACAACGCTTTGTACTCTGTGTATGTCTCTATTAACAACTTACCTTCAGACTGCTTGCTTTTCCAGGACGATGTCCACTTGTATATACCACTGACGGTTTTGGTGCATTATTTAATGATGTGCGGTCTTGCTGTTGCTTCTGCAAAGACTGATTAAGAAAAAGTTATAATTTGATTAAAGATGTATATTCTATGTATTGAGTAATTAAATCACCTTTTAGCATTAGCATGATTAACATCGACGAAGTAATTGAATGATTCATGTACCGTAACATtacttttcaactttttgagagaGAGAAAACATCAATGGATAATTGAGagaattacataataaaattgaatttacgATAAattaatgtgaaataaaattcttGAAGACTATATACCTGTAAAGTGCCTGTCGTTTGATGGTGGGTTTGATTTGTAACTTTCACCGGCTGTCTTGATTCCTTTTTTAATTGTGCGTTGTCTTTTTGCTGCTGTTCATGGTGCTTTAAGATGAAATAAGCAAACTTACGTAACAATCAAAATGAATGTACCAAAATATCATTAAAACCATCAATATAATGTATATATGCTCTAAGAAACCTGCTGTACATCATGGCGTATCAAAGTGTTTATCGTTAGGTAAGTAAACGTTTATGACAATATGACAATTCGTACCTTGTCGAAATATTCTGtaaatcaaatcaaaacatttctAAATCTGCCAGAGTAATGGATAcattcatttttaattataaacagAGTGCAcccttaattaaaaaaaaagtattccaCCTGATTCAAAGGACTTTGTTTTTATTCGTAAATTGGAAAAGCAAGTCGAAACAATATACCACCATCACATGACTTTTGGTAAGATTATTCAGTAGAGATTGACTTCCATAAATATTTATCCTAATTAGAATTGTCAAACATAGTATATGGAAAACTTGACAATCGATTTcaatatttattgtatttattatcaatattttaaattctctcttttttttttatctctttagCTTTGTAATACGATTTCAGCGGATAGACAATATATGGTATCGGTGGAGTAGAAATTGGAAAAGACaaatacattccccatttccattctcaattttaattgattGCTGACTGGTACATTTACACATAGCAGAACAATTAcatgaaattatttttgaatacTCACGTCTGGTATCACAGTTGTATTTGCGTCAttggtttttttctgaaaattttaatcaaatcaatcattttgaatattcaaaaacactttttcaacattatttaaaTTAACAGAGATTGCATAATGctttgaaatacttttttaagaTGTTACTCACTGAATAGATATTTCTGATTCTTCAATTTAGTACAAAGCGATTCCGTATTCATATAAAGGAAAGGATGTCATCCGCACATACTGACCGTGTTACCACTATAACTCAACAATAT of the Mytilus galloprovincialis chromosome 8, xbMytGall1.hap1.1, whole genome shotgun sequence genome contains:
- the LOC143042420 gene encoding heat shock 70 kDa protein 12A-like, which encodes MGTSNSKKTNDANTTVIPDHHEQQQKDNAQLKKESRQPVKVTNQTHHQTTGTLQSLQKQQQDRTSLNNAPKPSVVYTSGHRPGKASSLKTKQLKREVIVAIEIGYSHSGYVFCLGEKYALEGVGLYCPNWEAKDKRGVNFKTSTAILFRPNKSIHSIGYEAEEHVSRIQGEPDAGKWFFFKNFMVEFNNLKGKAVEDFKIKDFCQNKVTMKAVDVISSFISQMKDELRNELSRHQLGYNDNDIQWMLTTPGKLEPSQLQLMNTAAIKAGIKNDQLTLVQGPEAELMYNRTFTRSPSTFGEYEISPLPKNYRSILVHLGGVAMSLTVVDVNETKTKILETIFNTNESAKDEFLKFLTRLFGGDVLTFLREYHPLDYSELLYNFEKKMRYFQSDKVVTVRVPPGWYDAYKEFTGDTLTNTINQTTFSEAVTFQNDKIRISPEFFRKFYENATQCIMEEVETTLEKQPALEIGIVFVAGDHVDRVFVNTLKERYPALRVIVSINPELVVLKGSVLYEIME